The Methanobacterium sp. genomic interval TATTTCAGGATAGATAGATTGGAAAAGATGAAAACTCCTGTAGAAGCGAAAAATCCTTTAATCCAATCGGCTAAAGATGTTTTTAATGGTTTTATTGCTGCGTTTAGATAATTTTGGGAGCAAATAGAATGCAGAAGAAATATGATGAGCCCATGTGTGCTGATTTATCCAGAGATGAATTTTGCACAGAAGATGATTTTAAAATTAAAGATGAGATAAGAAAATTACTTGATTTAGAGAATTTCGCTGTTTTAGCCACCCAGGGCCATGGACAGCCGTATGCATCTATCATAAGCTTTTCTGCTTCTCCTGATTTTAAAAACATTGTTTTTGCTACTCCCAGAGAGACAAGAAAATTTAATTTACTTTCTAAATCTTTAAATGTAGCTCTTTTAATAGATAATCGGTCAAGAATGCCTCAAAGCGTTAACAGGATTAGTGCAGTTACCATTACAGGTAAAGCGAAGGTTTTAGATTTGAAAGAAAGAGATGAATGGGAAGGTATTTTAATTAAAAAGCATCCTTATTTAAAATCGTTTGTAGGAGCCCCCTCAACTGCAGTGATACTGGTAGATGTTTACAGATATTTTTTTGTTAGAAGGTTTCAGGAGGTTATGGAGTGGAGTCCTCACCAAGGATAATAATATCACTTTCCGAGGCTCAAAATTTTGATAACGACCTTGTTGGGTCAAAAACAAGGAATTTATCCCTCATTTTAAACAGAGGATTTAGAGTTCCTCAGGGATTTTGTATAACCACTGAAGGTTACAGTAATTTTATTATTGAGAATAATTTATTCCATATAATAGATATGGAAGTTTTCAAGAAGTCATTTGAGGATATGAGGTGGGAAGAAATATGGGATGCTTCATTAAGAATAAGATCTGCATTTTTAAAGGCGAAAATGCCTCTGCATATAGAAGGACTTGTAAAGAAAGAAATTGAAAGCTTTGGTAGAAATATAAAATTTTCTGTAAGGTCATCCTCACCAGCTGAAGATTCTTTTATTTACTCTTTTGCGGGTATTCATGAGTCTTATACCAACGTTAAGGGAATTGATGAGATTTTAAAGGCTATAAAACTTGTATGGGCTTCTTTGTGGAGTGATAGGGCAATATTGTATCGAGAAGAGTTATCACTTGACTCTATTAACAGTTCTATCGCTGTTTTAGTGCAAAAAATGGATAAAAAACCTGTTTCAGGACTTGCATTTTCAAAGGATCCTCGAAATGGAACCCAAAACCTAATCATTGAGGCAGTAAGTGGTTTTTTAAGTAAGCTTGTTGATAATGAAGTTGAACCTCAAAAATGGTTCATTAACAGGAATAATGGTGAAATAATCAACCATCTAAAGCCATCAGAAAAATCACTTATGTCATTTTTAGATGTTAAAAATATTGGAGAAATGATTTTAAAAATAGAAAATATCTTCGGATTCCCTGTCGATGTAGAATGGACTGGAAAAGGGGATGATTTCACAGTTTTACAGGTAAGGCCAATTACGGGTTTAAATGATCAAGATGAAGACAGACAATGGTATTTAACACTTACTCCTTCTCTGAATAATCTTAAAGCGCTTTCAAAAAGAATTGAAAATGAATTGATTCCCCAGCTTGAAAGGGAAGGCATTGAACTTTCTAAAGAAAGCCCTGATGGTATAAGCAGAATGCAACTAGCTCAAAAAATTAAAGAAAGGGCAAAAATCTATTTTAAATGGAAGGATATTTACTGGAATGAATTCATTCCATTTGCCCACGGCATTAGAAATTTTGGTACTTTCTATAACGACCTTGTTAAGCCTGATGATCCATATGAATTCATGGAAATATTAAAAAGTAATGAACTGATTGCATCAAAGAGAAACAGGGAATTATTAGGTCTTGCCAAAGTTTTAAATGAAAATCCGGATTTGAAAAATAGAATAAGTGCTATTGTTAGTCTTAAAGGCAAAAAATTGATGAGAAATCTTTTACAGATAGATGATGAGTTTAGATATAAATTCGTTAATCTTCTGGACACTTATATGGATGTTTCCTACAATAAAAAACCAATGAATGAATATCCTGAGGTTATTCTGGGAAACATAATAAAATTATCTAATCAAGAACTGAGAGGAGCGCAAATTACTGATAGTAAAGCACATGAATATTTAGATAAACTTTATTCTGCTGCTGGAGAATCAAGAAGGGCAGAAGTTGAAGAAAACCTTAGAATGGGAAGATTAAGCTGGAAGCTAAGGGATGATGATAACATTCTCTTTGGGAAAGTGGAAAATCAGCTCCTGATTTTTTTAAATAAAGGTAAAAAAATCCTTGTAAAAGAAAAACGTATAGATTTTGATGTGGATTTGATTCCTGAAAACTGGAAAGCTATATATAATGGATTAATAGATAAAAATGTGTATTTAGATATAGATAACTTAAAAAAAGAAGAAAAAAGCAATATAAACTATAAACCAAGGCAGCTAATAGGTCAGCCCTCATCTCCAGGTATTGTAACCAGTAAGGCAAGGATCATCAGTTCCTTAGCTGACTTTTCAAAGCTTGAATCGGGAGAAATAATAGTTTGTGATGCTGTTCAGCCACAAATGACATTTTTAATGGCCCTTGCTTCGGGGATAGTAGAAAGAAGGGGTGGAATGTTGGTTCATAGCTCGATAATTGCCAGAGAGATGGGTATACCCTCTGTAAATGGGGTCAGCAAGGCAACTGAAATTATCAATAATGGAGATTTAATCACTGTAAATGGATATCTGGGTCTGGTTATTATTGGAGAGCCCGAATTTAATTTAGAAAGGGGTTTTGAGGAAATTAAAGAGTGGTGAGAATATGACCGAGACACTTGCTTATGAAGTGGAAATTAAGGATGATAATTTCGAAATAAGAATGTATGCAGACCATATACTGGCCCATGTAGATTTAGATGCATCATTCGATGATGCTATGGGAATTGGATTTTCAATACTGGCTAACTATATTTTTGGGGGGAATAGAAAGCGTTCAAGTATAGAAATGACCGCACCGGTTACTGAAGAGAAAAGGGAATCAGAAAAGATTGCCATGACAACACCTGTAACTGAGGAGTCATTAAAGGAATCTGAGAAAATAAAAATGACCACTCCTGTTATTGAAGAAAAAACAGGGAATATTCACCGTATATCTTTTGTGATGCCTGCAAAATATACACTTGATACGCTTCCAGAGCCTGATGATAAAAGAATTAAGTTTGAAGAAGTTAAAAATGAAAGAGTGGCTTCGCTTCGCTTCAAAGGAAGAGTTAAAGAGAAACTTGCAAGGCAAAAAATCGAGGAATTAAAGAAATGGCTGGAAAAAAATAATATTCAGCCGAAATCAAACTTTATTGTAGCACAATACAATAATCCAGCAGTTCCAGGATTTTTAAGACGAAATGAAATACTGGTGGACATCTAAAATAATCGTATAAATATTAAATTCTAATTTTAAATCTTTTAAAGGATTTTAAATATAATAAAGAGAAAAATATTATCATGGACAATGGACAGAGGAACAGAATATTACTACTGCTTTTTATCGGCGTTTTTATGGGTGCACTGGACATAGGAATTGTGGGTCCTGCACTACCTGCTATTAAATCTTTTTTTGGAATTAATGAGAGGATTCTCTCATGGATTTTTGCCATATATATCCTTTTTTTTATGATAGGAACTCCATTAATGGCTAAATTGTCAGACATGTACGGTAGAAGACCAGTCTATATTTTTGACATTGCTTTATTTGCTGCTGGTTCTATTATAACTGCATTTTCAACTTCATTTGAGATGCTACTTCTTGGAAGAGCTGTACAAGGTTTTGGGGCTGGAGGAATATTCCCTGTTGCCAGTGCTTTTATAGGCGATACATTTCCTCCAGAAAAAAGAGGTTCTGCCCTGGGAATCATAGGTTCTGTATTTGGGTTATCAGCAGTTTTTGGTCCGATTCTGGGAGGTTTGGTTTTAAATTATGGATGGCAATGGCTGTTTCTAATAAATATTCCAATTGCGGCAGTGATCATTGCTGCAGGTTATATTATACTTCCCAAAACAAAAAGACAATGGGTTCCTGGCTTTGATTGGTATGGAACCATTGTGCTGGGAGTTCTTGTTGCTGCGCTTGCATTTGGCGTAAATCAAATAGATACAAGTAATTTTGCAGAAAGCATTAAATCTATCTATGTTTGGCCTTTTTTACTGATTTCAATGCTATTATTACCTGTTTTATGGAAAGTTGAAAAAAGCGCTGAAGACCCGGTGATTCAGATTAATCTATTAAAAAACAGGGAAGTTAAGCTTGCAACTGGCATATCCATAGGTTCTGGTTTAAGCCAGGTGGCCATTGTATTTTTACCATCATTTGCAGTGATTTCATTATCTTTATCTGCATCTACGGCGAGTTTAATGGTGCTTCCCTTGGTTATTGCAATGGCTGTTAGTGCTCCTGTAATTGGAAAGTTGCTTGATAAATATGGTTCCAAAAAAGTGATGCTTTCTGGTAGTTTAATATTAATTACAGGCCTGCTTATTTTAAGTTTCTTTGCTTCATCTTTTTATTTATTCATATTATCAGGAATTATTGTGGGCATGGGACTGATTACAATTATTGGAGCTCCTTTGAGGTATATAATGTTGTCTGAAAGCCCTCCGCAATACAGGGCATCTGGACAGGCTTTAATTAACATAAATTCCAGCGCTGGCCAGTTGGTTGGAGGAGCCTTAGTTGGTGGAATTATAGCATCTAAAGGAAGTAATTATGCTGGTTATGAACTTGCATATATAACTGTTGCCTTTGTAGCAATTGTTATTTTATTTTTAACTATCGGACTTAAAGGCCGCAAGGAACAGGTTGAAACCATGAAGGGATAAATCATTATTTATAACATGATAATTTGAATTTTCTTTTTTTTTAAAATAGTTCATTTAAACAAGGTAAATTAAAACTGATATTAAATAAAACCCATCATTTTTGTATTACTTAGAATTAGATGATAAGATATAAAAATACTAAAAAGAAACATATTGCATGGGGCGAGTTGGGAATATATATGTGTAAAACACAATATAAAACAACTGAGAGTTTAACATGCTCCAATTATTTCAAATAATACAGACTTCAACTCTGGAGTTGTGACCAAATGGTACAGATAATTAAAACCTTTGTAAAGTGCTACAAAAAGAAAGCAAAAAAGATGGTAGGCGGTAAACAAAAGGTTTACGAATATAACCAGTACCTCATACCTCTTAAAAGAACGGATAATCTTGAATGCAAGGAAGGAGTACTCATAATACCCGAAAAATATTTTAAGGAACTCTTTGGGGTAGAGGATACATGGGCAGTAAAGGAATATATTAGTAAGCTTAAAGGATATGAAAGAAACATTGGTGAATACAGGAAGGAATTCAAGGAACTTGAATGGAAACACAATGAACTATCAAAATCCTATAAGGAACTCCTGAGCAAACATACAAAAGCCAATAAAAAATACAGATCTTTTGCATCAAAACTCCAGGAATTAGAAGCTCAAAACACTGAATTAAAAAGAAAATTAGAATTAAAGGAAGCAGAAAATAAAAAACTCAGTGAAAACTACGAAAGAGAATTGAATAAGGCCATGATCCTTGAAAATGAATTAAAACCAAATAAAGATAAGGATTTCTGGACCATGCTCAAGAGCAGGATTGGTAAAAAGGATATAATCGCAAAAGAAGATGAATAAATAGTTTTTTATTTTAACTATTTTATGAATGATTTCATGATAAAGTATTCTGATTTTGAAAAAATAGTGGTAAATAAGCTTGGAAGGGATATAAGGGCTGAAGTAAACCCTGATCAATATAAAGCCATAAGTGCATCAAAATATGATTCTCTATTCATTGTTGCAGGGCCTGGAAGCGGTAAAACAACTGTAATGGTTCTAAAAGTGTTAAAATTTATTTTTGTAGAAAATATTGAACCATCAGACATTCTTGCCACCACCTTTACACGTAAAGCGGCATCTCAACTGAAAAGCAGAATTATAGAATGGGGAAATAAACTGAAATCCAGTTTCATGAACAATCCTAAATATAAGGATGTAATAAATGACTTAAATGAAATAAATTTTAAAAAAATAACAATTGGAACCATTGACAGCATATCAGAAGATGTTCTAAGCATGGATTCCACTGATTCACCTTACACAATAATTGAAGATTTTGTCTCAAATTCATTGATGACCAAGGTTGGAATTCTGGATCATGAACGTCAAAAAGACAGACAGTTAAAAAGTTTTTTAAACCAGATTAGGGGCACTAAATCCCAATTAAACGTTTCAATGATGAGTCAGATACTGCTGGAGATAAAGGACAGAATTTATCATGACAGAATTGATTTCAACGAATTTACAAACAATTATAAACATCCCGGGGCAGAAATAGCTCGTGATGCAATTTCAGATTATACAGAAGAACTTAAAAACAGGTTACTTCTTGATTTTTCAATGCTTGAAGATGAATTTTTAAAGAAACTCCAAAATGGAAGGCTCAAAAAATTTTTAAAGCATATTAAAATAATTCTTGTAGATGAATACCAGGATACAAATTTGCTTCAAGAAATGATTTACTTTGAAATAGCAAATGCTGCAATAAAGAACAAAGGAAGCATTATTGTTGTAGGGGATGATGATCAATCGCTTTACAGATTCAGGGGGGCTACAGTAGAACTTTTCAGAAATTTTGCCCAAAGACTAGAGGAAGAAATTTCTGTAACGCCCTGTTTTATTAATCTTTCAAAAAATTACAGATCAACAAAAAATATCGTTGACTTTTGCAATAAATTCATCGAAATAGATAAAGGATATGAAAAAGCACGTATTGAAGGTAAAAAACCAATAGTCTCCTCGCGTGAAGGATTTTTCACAGAATTACCGGTTCTTGGAATGTTCAGGGAAGACATAAAAACCCTTGCAAAGGATCTTGCTTCTTTTTTAGATAAAATCGTCCATGGGGATGGAATTAGTTTTCAACAGGGAAATGAAACATTTAACATATGTATTGATGAAAAAAATTGGTCTCCAGGAGATATAGCCATTTTATGCAGTTCTCCTCTGGAATTAGATTTTAAAGGCAATCAGAGACTGCCCTGTTTACTTAAGGACGAGCTAAGTAAATATAACCCACAAATACCAATATTTAATCCTCGCGGACAGAATTTAGCACGAAATAAAGTTGTTGAAATACTTTGCGGTATACTGCTGGAGTGTATTGATCCAGAGGGGTTAATACAGAGGGAACTCAGAGGATTACCTCAAAATGCAGTATACAGATTTAACGTCTGGCGTTCAAGGGCTTTAAATTATGTTAAAAACGAAGATAATGATTATAAATTTATTAAAGAATTTTTGAATACATGGAAAATAGAATTTGGACTTATGGGGGATGATGTCTCCATCATTGATCTTATTTACAGATTAGTTAGATGGATTCCAGAAATGCAGGATCCTGAAGGAATTGTATATGTAGAGGTTATAACTAAGACTATAACTCAAACAAGCCTATTTAGTGATTTTAGAGCTAATATAATTTTAGATGATAAAAATGGGAGATATAAAGATTCAATTATAGAAGCAATATGGAATATTTTTGTTCCAATTGCAATAGGTGTAATAAATATTGATCTGGATATTCTTGAAGATCTTCCTCAAAACCAGATAAATGTAATGTCAATTCATCAGTCTAAAGGACTTGAATTTCCAATTGTAGTGGTTGATGTGGGCTCTGATTTTAGAATGAATTATTCATATGATTCTTTCAGGCGATTTCCAGGAACACCAGGTAAATCATGCACAATTGAAGATAATATGAGGGAATACTCTCCAATTGGGAAGCCTGAGCGAGATGGGCTGGACAGGGCTTTCGATGACATTATAAGGCAGTATTTCGTGGCATTTTCCCGTTCAAAAAATATTCTGATGCTTGTCGGGCTCAATTCAGTGAAAGATGGTTATTTCTTCAATGGTGAAATGAGATATATCCCTAATATGGCCACAGGATGGGATAGAAAAGAAAAATGGCACTGGAAAGGACTTCATGGTCTTTTCCATATATGAAAACTTAATTATTTAGCCATGGTTTCTTTATATATCATAATATTTAGGAAATAAGACCGAATACTATCATTACAAATATTGCAAACCACAATAGCCAAATTGTGAATACTGAATAGTATGAATAGAATTAGAAGGATAATACCAATGGCTATTAGTGACCCAACGCTTATTTGTCTTGTTTGTTTTTCAATTTTACAATAAATGTATAAATGATATTATACAAATATACAATAAAGTAATAAGGTTGAAGGTAAAGAGGGGTTAATCTGACATTATTCGAAGTTTTGCAATTCTGGTTTTAGCTGGAGCAGTTATAATTCTTCTATATTATTATATTCAAGCGATTAATAGAACTGGTAGCGCAGGATTTGATACATTTAAATCTAGTTTGAGTGAAGCAAGTAGAGGTGTTTCAGATGCAGGCAGCAGAGTTTCTGAAGGGATTTCTCAGCAATACAGGAGCAGCAACGTTAAAGGGGAAAGTAAGATGTCAGGTGTAACTGAAAGGGTATCTGGATATGGTGAAAAATTAAGAGGAAAAGTAAAAGAGGTGCCAATTAGTACTGATGCTTTTTCTGGACGAATTGACGAATTTTTACACGAAAGGAGTGATCAACTGATAAAAGACTGGTCTTTAGCCACAAAGTCTGATTTAAGCGAGCTTGAAAAAAGATATGGCAAAGTATCTCGTGATGTGGATGACCTAGCTAAAAGATTCGAAGAGTTTAGAGGACATGCAAATAAGAAATTTGAACGAATTGAAGAAAGAATAAAAGCATTAGAGGAATAATAATAACCAATAAAATCCCGAAAACTCTTTTATTTTATTATAGTATTTTAAATCATTTTTATTTAAAGATAGAGAAATGCAGGTATAATCATTTTTATTAATAATTATGAATATCTAATTTAATTACTTATACATGTAATACGTGGTGATAGAATTGAGAGTGTCCGAACAAATAAAAGGAAAAGAAGTTATAGACAGTTCTGGAATGATTGTGGGTAAAGTAAAAGATGTTGAAATAAACTGGAGCAATAATGAAATTGAAGCAATTGTTTTGGGACAAGGGGGAATTTCTGAAATGTTAGGCGTATCCAAGAATGAAGTAGTTATCCCCCGTGATGCCGTTAAACAGATTGGGGATAGTATACTACTTAAAAAACTGGACTAAAAAGTAAAAATCCCTATGTTTATAAGATGATTAGAAATTAATAAAAAAATGAATATTATTCCTTTTAGCTAAGATTTTCTCTGTTTTAAGACGTATATATTTGAATAGTTCCTTTTGCATTGGTATTGGTTATTAGAAGTCCTTTTATATTGGATTCATTGAATGTATATGTTACATTAAGCGGTTGGGTTTCATTTGCTAGGTTAATGGTTTTTTGTTCGAGTATGTTTACTGTATAGTTTGCGCCAGTCGCTCCTTGTACCGGAACAGTGTTTAAAATCAATATTATTATATTTGATGTATTAATATTGGAATTCAGTCTGGTTAAATTCTGGCCTACAAATTTAACATTATTTGTTCCATTGGGTATTGTTACATTTTGAACTCCTATAAAATTTGGACCTTCTCCTACTGTTAAATTGTACTGGAACAATAACGTTTAATTGTTGATGCATCCAGAAGCAAAAACAACTGCCATCAAAATAGCTAAAAATCCGAAAAGAGTTATTCCCGATTTTTTCAAATATATTCCCCCTTATCTACTTAATATTAATATTTATGTTAGTATGTCATAATTATACTTTAACAAATTTCAAATTATCATAAAAATTTTACACTAGCACCCATAATACTGTTTCTAGAAATTGGAAATTCTAGTAAAAAAACTAATATTAAGAAGAATTCATATCTGAGCTTGATAATACCTTTTTTATAATAAACATAAAATTAGAGTTATATCTAACTTTTTGGTTATACTTATAATTTATATACTGCTTCAGACTTCTAATAATACCAAGGAGTAAAATAGAAGTATTATGGGCGGTATTCATGTCATTTGGTGCAAACTTAATTCCACATCCATCAATTTCAGGGGTTAAAATTGTCCGGAATAAAAATAACTTTCCAATCAGCTGGTTAAATACTCAAGGGTACTGTGAATACAGTATTTTTCTTGAAAACGTACGTAAAATCAGAACCGCACCTACAAAAGCCATGATTCAGGGATCCCGTGAGCATTTGGTCTTAGAAGAGAAATTCAAAGAAGAAGCTGAACCAGCAACCTTTGATGAGATGCTGGAAACATCAAAAACCGCCGAAATTTTATCTAGAGAATTACCTGTAATTTCAGCCACCTATGGGATAAGAGGATTTATTGACGAAGTATGGATGACGCCGGAAGAATTTATTATAATAGATGATAAACCGGGAACTATCGCTTATCAATCAAGTATTAATCAGGTATACGGATACTGTCTGGCATTTAAGGACATGAGTAAAGAAGATAGGAAGATTGTTGCTTCTCTACGCCAGAGAGGGACTGATAATGTTTTCTGGGCTTCATATTTTGATGAAAGGGCTGAAAAACAAATAACTGACATTATTAACCATATACATGAATTGATTTCTGGTAAAAAAGATTTTAATTCAACAGACAATCCTAATAAATGCATTAAATGCAGATTCAACCATTCATGCGATAGACGAGTTTAATTTACCCTTATTCATTCTATAGACGCGTGATATTATTGAAATTTTGATTTTATAATTTTATTTTAGTTTTAAAAGATTATTTCAATCTTTTGGAAGGATTAATAAGTTTTCCATATCTTTTCCGCAAAGGTTATATGTCATTGGGTATAAAAAAATGCAATACTGTAATACTTTATAACTCTAAAATAAACTAATTATCTCCAGATGTGGTGTTAAAGTCAAAAATGAAATATTCAATAAGTATTGGGGAAATTAATGAAGTCTGAATACATGGATACTACATTGACATAAGGGATCGATATATTTAAATATGAAAAACAGTAAACATTTGACTTGCCACAGCGCAGATAGTCTGTTTATTTTAGTCTGTATAGTCCCGTGGGGTAGTGGTAATCCTGCTGGTCTTTGGAACCGGCGACGGCGGTTCGACTCCGCTCGGGACTATCCCTTAAAAACAAAAGGGGTATATCCTATGAAGAAAATACTTGTTGTAGGTACAAATACGCGACCTGTGGCATGTTCTGCAAAAAAAATGGGAAATACAGTATATTCTGTAGATTATTTTTGTACAAGTGACCTGGTTAAGTGTTCTGACTATTTAAGATGTATACTATCACAATTACCCTATGAAACATGTGGTAATTATGCAGAAAAATATGATTCGAACTTACTTCATGAATATGCCTATGAAGTTGTTGACGATGTTGATTATATATTCTGCAGCTCTGGAGCAGTGCCAGAAAAATTTCCAGAATCAAAGATAATTGGAAATAAGAAAATAGGACATGTAGAGGATAAATATAAACTTTATAAATCCCTTAAAAAGAAATTTAATGTTCCAGAAACCTTTTTAATTTCGTCTTATCAGGAAGCATCCCAAATAGTTGATAACAATCCAGATAAAAAATTCATTATTAAGCCAGTTATTGGTGCTGGTGGTAAAGATATCCGGAGATTTGAGGAAACCACTGAAAATTCTGATTTCAGTAGATTCATGCTGCAGGAAGTTATAAAAGGTGAAAGTATCAGTGCCTCAGTTTTATCCACAAAAGAAGAAGCAAAAACAATCTTAACAAGTATGCAGTTGATTGGTGATAGCTGGCTTGGACAGCCGGATGAATTTGCATACTGTGGAAATATAGTGCCTCATAAAGATGATCCCAAAATAAAAAAATTAGCTGAAGATGTTATAATGGAACTATCTCTTGTTGGATCAAATGGAGTAGATATGATAGATACTGGTGATGAGATTTATGTAATTGAGGCTAATCCAAGATTCCAGGGGACTTTGGAATGTGCTGAAGAAGTACTGGGAATAAACATGTTTGATGCACACTTTAAAGCATCTAATGGAACATTAATAGATGTTCCCAAACCAAAAGGATACGCTGTTAAAATGGTTGTATTTGCTAAATGGCGTTCAATTGCTGGAGATTTAAATTTTGGGGGGGTATATGATATTCCCGAAAAAAATGTAATAATTGAAAAGGATGAACCTGCAGCTACAGTTGTGGAAAGTGGTAAAACTCTTGAGGAAGCAATTTATAATGGAAAGCGCACTGTTGAAAAAGTATATGGTGCACTTAATCCATATCCTGGGAAAATAATGGTCAGAAATGTCAATATTTAGTATTTAAAAGTATGGAAATACTAAATTATCCCAAGCTGTATGAGGATGAAAACAATAGTACCAATGGTAATTAGAACTGTGGAAAGAATCATTGTACCAAGAAAAACCATATATAGCTTTGCACGTTTATCTGGATCATTTAAAATGTCTTCTAATGGATCTATACTCAAAATAATACCTCTTTACAATTAATAAAAAAATTTGATTTTTTTTATCTCACTAAAAATATATACTGTGTAGTAGTTGGAAACACATTCCTTAGCTCTTTTATATCATGTCTATATATAAAAAGTTCCCTTTTACATGGATCAATATTCAATATTCTGCACACAATCATGGTTTCGAGTCTTCCTGTTATTCTTGCTCCAGATGTACTTGACTCAATTTCAATATAAATAGGAAGTTTCAAGTTTTTGTATTCTTTTTCTTCAATTATTGATGCTATTTTCTTAAGTTCAGCATTCTTAAATCTATGTCTTGTGCCATCTGCCCCTAATACGTGAGGTTTTTCTTCTTGCAAGAGCTCAGCAAGTGTTTTCCTTCTTCGGGGAAGATGTCTGTTTAAACTGACGACTTGTTTTTTCAGAATATTATCAGCACGATCTAATTTACTCATCTACCAACTATATTTATTTTGTTTGATATAATTATTTTCAATAAAATAAGAATAAACTGAAATGATTTATTTGGCGCTAAGGGGGGCTAATATGGATATTGATATTGAACAATGCAGAGAAAATGACTTAATTAAAAGAATAATAAGTAAAAGTGGACTTCCAATTAAACTCATTAAACTTCTTTTAAGATTATCAGATGCAATTTATATCAATGGAATTAATTATAATGTAACAATTCATGATAATGGAGCTACAATGTTACTTATTTCTTCAAAACCAGAGAATAAAACAGGTTATTTTCATACCATTTCCTTATCAAATGCATTTTACAAATTAAGGGATATCGAAAAGGAAAATGATGATATAAAAACAGAAATAATAGTTGAAGAGAATATGATACAGATTAAATTGGATATAAAAGAAAAAAGGAGTTGATTACTTCAACATTTCAACTGGAAGAAGTATTAAAACTCCGAGCAGGTCGTCTTTTTCTATTTGACCGTCGATACTTGCAAGAAATGAAGCATGGTCAACAGTTTTTTTCATGCTGAGAGGAAGATGAACTTCTTCACCCACTGCTATTGCATGTCCATATCTGTTGGCTGCATAGGCAGATAAGAATGTAATGTGATTTTCAGGGATTATGACCTTCTTAATTTTAATTGATTTTGCCTCATTGGCCTTAACATGTATATTTTCATCAGCTATAAC includes:
- a CDS encoding ATP-dependent helicase: MIKYSDFEKIVVNKLGRDIRAEVNPDQYKAISASKYDSLFIVAGPGSGKTTVMVLKVLKFIFVENIEPSDILATTFTRKAASQLKSRIIEWGNKLKSSFMNNPKYKDVINDLNEINFKKITIGTIDSISEDVLSMDSTDSPYTIIEDFVSNSLMTKVGILDHERQKDRQLKSFLNQIRGTKSQLNVSMMSQILLEIKDRIYHDRIDFNEFTNNYKHPGAEIARDAISDYTEELKNRLLLDFSMLEDEFLKKLQNGRLKKFLKHIKIILVDEYQDTNLLQEMIYFEIANAAIKNKGSIIVVGDDDQSLYRFRGATVELFRNFAQRLEEEISVTPCFINLSKNYRSTKNIVDFCNKFIEIDKGYEKARIEGKKPIVSSREGFFTELPVLGMFREDIKTLAKDLASFLDKIVHGDGISFQQGNETFNICIDEKNWSPGDIAILCSSPLELDFKGNQRLPCLLKDELSKYNPQIPIFNPRGQNLARNKVVEILCGILLECIDPEGLIQRELRGLPQNAVYRFNVWRSRALNYVKNEDNDYKFIKEFLNTWKIEFGLMGDDVSIIDLIYRLVRWIPEMQDPEGIVYVEVITKTITQTSLFSDFRANIILDDKNGRYKDSIIEAIWNIFVPIAIGVINIDLDILEDLPQNQINVMSIHQSKGLEFPIVVVDVGSDFRMNYSYDSFRRFPGTPGKSCTIEDNMREYSPIGKPERDGLDRAFDDIIRQYFVAFSRSKNILMLVGLNSVKDGYFFNGEMRYIPNMATGWDRKEKWHWKGLHGLFHI
- a CDS encoding PRC-barrel domain-containing protein, with the translated sequence MRVSEQIKGKEVIDSSGMIVGKVKDVEINWSNNEIEAIVLGQGGISEMLGVSKNEVVIPRDAVKQIGDSILLKKLD
- a CDS encoding Dna2/Cas4 domain-containing protein yields the protein MSFGANLIPHPSISGVKIVRNKNNFPISWLNTQGYCEYSIFLENVRKIRTAPTKAMIQGSREHLVLEEKFKEEAEPATFDEMLETSKTAEILSRELPVISATYGIRGFIDEVWMTPEEFIIIDDKPGTIAYQSSINQVYGYCLAFKDMSKEDRKIVASLRQRGTDNVFWASYFDERAEKQITDIINHIHELISGKKDFNSTDNPNKCIKCRFNHSCDRRV
- a CDS encoding ATP-grasp domain-containing protein; this translates as MKKILVVGTNTRPVACSAKKMGNTVYSVDYFCTSDLVKCSDYLRCILSQLPYETCGNYAEKYDSNLLHEYAYEVVDDVDYIFCSSGAVPEKFPESKIIGNKKIGHVEDKYKLYKSLKKKFNVPETFLISSYQEASQIVDNNPDKKFIIKPVIGAGGKDIRRFEETTENSDFSRFMLQEVIKGESISASVLSTKEEAKTILTSMQLIGDSWLGQPDEFAYCGNIVPHKDDPKIKKLAEDVIMELSLVGSNGVDMIDTGDEIYVIEANPRFQGTLECAEEVLGINMFDAHFKASNGTLIDVPKPKGYAVKMVVFAKWRSIAGDLNFGGVYDIPEKNVIIEKDEPAATVVESGKTLEEAIYNGKRTVEKVYGALNPYPGKIMVRNVNI
- a CDS encoding DUF61 family protein gives rise to the protein MSKLDRADNILKKQVVSLNRHLPRRRKTLAELLQEEKPHVLGADGTRHRFKNAELKKIASIIEEKEYKNLKLPIYIEIESSTSGARITGRLETMIVCRILNIDPCKRELFIYRHDIKELRNVFPTTTQYIFLVR
- a CDS encoding DUF22 domain-containing protein, which gives rise to MVRIIQRLDEVKRELADYEAQALGDFKVGTIIGKMRAVIADENIHVKANEAKSIKIKKVIIPENHITFLSAYAANRYGHAIAVGEEVHLPLSMKKTVDHASFLASIDGQIEKDDLLGVLILLPVEMLK